The Streptomyces sp. NBC_01353 genome contains a region encoding:
- a CDS encoding ABC transporter ATP-binding protein, translating to MAGPGGRMMAGGGPDQRSMDFKGSGKRLMKQLAPERGALWLMLIACVLSVAASVVGPKILGKATDLVFAGVVGRGMTEGTTKAQEIERLRAAGEGGMADMLSGVDFTPGQGIDFTAVGEVLLWVLVIYVAAGLLMLVSTRMSIKVINRTVYRMREDVQAKLARLPLSYFDKAKRGEVLSRATNDIDNISQTLQQSMGQLINSLLTIVGVLAVMFWISPLLALVALVTVPVSVVVATKIGKRSQPHFVQQWKSTGKLNAHVEEMYTGHALVKVFGRQDESAADFREQNDALYEAGFKAQFNSGVMQPVMFFVSNINYVLVAVVGGLRVASGTLSIGDVQAFIQYSRQFSMPLTQVASMANLVQSGVASAERIFELLDAEEQEPDASRSERSEIGGPSAGGWGKPSESLGKVALEEVVFRYEPEKPLIENLSLTVEPGQTVAIVGPTGAGKTTLVNLLMRFYEVTGGRITLDGVDISAMSREDLRSGIGMVLQDTWLFGGTIADNIAYGASRAVSREEIEEAARAAHADRFIRTLPDGYDTVIDDDGSGVSAGEKQLITIARAFLSDPVILVLDEATSSVDTRTEVLIQKAMARLAHGRTSFVIAHRLSTIRDADVILVMENGSIVEQGTHEELLAASGAYARLYAAQFAQAVVEVD from the coding sequence ATGGCCGGTCCTGGCGGGCGAATGATGGCCGGTGGCGGCCCCGACCAGCGGTCGATGGACTTCAAGGGCTCCGGCAAGCGGCTGATGAAGCAGCTGGCGCCCGAGCGGGGCGCGCTCTGGCTGATGCTGATCGCCTGCGTGCTCAGCGTGGCGGCCTCGGTGGTCGGTCCGAAGATCCTCGGCAAGGCGACCGACCTGGTCTTCGCGGGCGTGGTCGGGCGCGGCATGACCGAGGGCACGACGAAGGCCCAGGAGATCGAGCGGCTTCGGGCGGCGGGCGAAGGCGGGATGGCCGACATGCTGTCCGGGGTCGACTTCACCCCCGGGCAGGGCATCGACTTCACGGCGGTCGGGGAGGTGCTGCTCTGGGTGCTCGTCATCTACGTGGCGGCCGGACTCCTCATGCTGGTCTCGACCCGTATGTCCATCAAGGTGATCAACCGGACGGTCTACCGGATGCGCGAGGACGTCCAGGCGAAGCTGGCGCGGCTGCCGCTGTCGTACTTCGACAAGGCCAAGCGCGGCGAGGTCCTCAGCCGGGCGACCAACGACATCGACAACATCTCGCAGACGCTCCAGCAGTCGATGGGGCAGCTGATCAACTCGCTGCTCACCATCGTCGGCGTGCTGGCCGTGATGTTCTGGATCTCACCGCTGCTCGCGCTGGTCGCGCTGGTGACCGTGCCGGTGTCGGTGGTCGTGGCCACGAAGATCGGCAAGCGTTCGCAGCCGCACTTCGTGCAGCAGTGGAAGTCCACGGGCAAGCTCAACGCCCATGTGGAGGAGATGTACACCGGCCACGCGCTGGTGAAGGTCTTCGGGCGGCAGGACGAGTCGGCGGCCGACTTCCGTGAGCAGAACGACGCGCTGTACGAGGCCGGGTTCAAGGCACAGTTCAACAGCGGTGTCATGCAGCCGGTGATGTTCTTCGTCTCGAACATCAACTACGTCCTGGTGGCCGTGGTCGGCGGCCTCCGGGTCGCGAGCGGCACGCTGTCGATCGGTGACGTGCAGGCGTTCATCCAGTACTCCCGGCAGTTCTCGATGCCGCTGACGCAGGTCGCGTCGATGGCGAACCTGGTGCAGTCCGGGGTCGCCTCGGCCGAGCGGATCTTCGAGCTCCTCGACGCCGAGGAGCAGGAGCCGGACGCGTCGAGGAGCGAGCGAAGCGAGATCGGGGGACCCTCGGCCGGAGGCTGGGGGAAGCCCTCGGAGTCGCTCGGCAAGGTCGCTCTGGAGGAGGTGGTGTTCCGCTACGAGCCGGAGAAGCCGCTCATCGAGAACCTGTCGCTGACGGTGGAGCCCGGCCAGACGGTCGCGATCGTCGGCCCGACCGGCGCCGGCAAGACCACGCTGGTGAACCTGCTGATGCGGTTCTACGAGGTGACCGGTGGACGGATCACCCTCGACGGCGTGGACATCTCGGCGATGTCCCGCGAGGACCTCAGGTCCGGGATCGGCATGGTCCTCCAGGACACCTGGCTGTTCGGCGGCACGATCGCCGACAACATCGCCTACGGCGCGTCCCGCGCGGTGTCCCGCGAGGAGATCGAGGAGGCGGCGCGGGCCGCGCACGCCGACCGGTTCATCCGCACCCTGCCCGACGGCTACGACACCGTCATCGACGACGACGGCTCGGGCGTCAGCGCCGGGGAGAAGCAGCTGATCACCATCGCGCGGGCGTTCCTGTCCGACCCCGTGATCCTGGTCCTGGACGAGGCGACCAGCTCGGTCGACACCCGTACCGAGGTCCTCATCCAGAAAGCGATGGCGCGCCTGGCCCACGGGCGTACGTCGTTCGTGATCGCCCACCGCCTCTCCACCATCAGGGACGCGGACGTGATCCTGGTGATGGAGAACGGCTCGATCGTCGAACAGGGCACGCACGAGGAGCTGTTGGCGGCGAGCGGCGCGTACGCGCGGCTGTACGCGGCGCAGTTCGCGCAGGCGGTCGTCGAGGTGGACTGA
- a CDS encoding YtxH domain-containing protein, producing the protein MRYKLTFVVGLALGYVIGTRAGRERYEQLKKSAREFSQNPAVRNAAESAAQTGRQVAGKAYHAVSDKVGDKLPASVTERIHALRHHNGQVTEDDWGVSNT; encoded by the coding sequence GTGCGGTACAAGCTGACGTTCGTTGTGGGGCTGGCCCTCGGTTACGTCATCGGCACGCGCGCCGGGCGCGAGCGCTACGAACAGTTGAAGAAGTCCGCCCGGGAGTTCTCGCAGAACCCGGCGGTGCGCAACGCCGCCGAGTCCGCGGCACAGACCGGGCGCCAGGTCGCCGGCAAGGCGTACCACGCGGTGAGCGACAAGGTCGGCGACAAGCTGCCCGCGTCGGTCACCGAGCGGATCCACGCGCTGCGCCACCACAACGGCCAGGTCACCGAGGACGACTGGGGTGTGAGCAACACCTGA
- a CDS encoding RNA polymerase sigma factor gives MTLEVAPVQTQTLSATDVVPGQRPAVHHPEAPASAEQAEASDPPEPVEFVDDTPEPEPVPRRPEPGGSAPSSDLFRQYLREIGRIPLLTAAEEVELARRVEAGLFAEAKLAGTPDLDSQLALDLDRIVVLGRMAKRRLIEANLRLVVSVAKRYVGRGLTMLDLVQEGNLGLIRAVEKFDYARGYKFSTYATWWIRQAMSRALADQARTIRVPVHVVELINRVIRVQRRMLQERGYEPTPEEVAAQLDLMPERVSEVLRLAQEPVSLHAPVGEEDDVALGDLIEDGDAASPVESAAFLLLREHLEAVLSTLGERERKVVQLRYGLDDGRPRTLEEIGRLFGVTRERIRQIESKTLNKLRDHAFADQLRGYLD, from the coding sequence ATCACCCTGGAGGTCGCCCCCGTGCAGACCCAGACCCTGTCCGCGACGGACGTCGTGCCCGGGCAACGCCCGGCCGTCCACCACCCGGAGGCGCCGGCCTCCGCAGAGCAGGCCGAGGCCTCCGATCCGCCCGAGCCCGTCGAGTTCGTGGACGACACGCCCGAACCCGAGCCGGTTCCCCGCCGCCCCGAACCCGGCGGAAGCGCACCCTCCTCCGATCTGTTCCGCCAGTACCTGCGGGAGATAGGCCGAATCCCGCTGCTCACCGCCGCCGAGGAGGTCGAGCTGGCCCGCCGCGTCGAGGCAGGTCTCTTCGCCGAGGCGAAGCTGGCCGGCACCCCTGATCTGGACTCCCAGTTGGCGCTCGACCTGGACCGGATCGTCGTCCTGGGCCGGATGGCCAAGCGCCGCCTCATCGAGGCCAATCTGCGGCTCGTCGTCTCCGTCGCCAAGCGGTACGTCGGGCGCGGGCTGACCATGCTCGACCTGGTCCAGGAGGGAAACCTGGGCCTGATCCGGGCGGTGGAGAAGTTCGACTACGCGCGCGGCTACAAGTTCTCGACGTACGCGACCTGGTGGATCCGCCAGGCCATGTCCCGGGCCCTCGCCGACCAGGCCCGGACCATCCGGGTCCCGGTCCATGTCGTCGAGCTCATCAACCGGGTCATCCGCGTCCAGCGCCGGATGCTCCAGGAACGCGGCTACGAACCCACCCCCGAAGAAGTCGCGGCCCAGCTCGACCTGATGCCCGAGCGGGTCAGCGAGGTGCTGCGCCTCGCCCAGGAACCGGTCTCCCTGCACGCCCCCGTGGGCGAGGAGGACGATGTCGCCCTCGGCGACCTCATCGAGGACGGCGACGCCGCGAGTCCCGTGGAGTCGGCGGCGTTCCTGCTGCTGCGCGAGCACCTGGAGGCCGTCCTCTCCACCCTCGGCGAGCGCGAACGCAAGGTCGTCCAGCTCCGCTACGGCCTGGACGACGGCAGGCCCCGCACCCTGGAGGAGATCGGACGGCTCTTCGGCGTGACGCGCGAACGCATCCGCCAGATCGAGTCGAAGACCCTCAACAAGCTGCGGGACCACGCCTTCGCGGACCAGCTCAGGGGCTACCTGGACTGA
- the dnaG gene encoding DNA primase translates to MAGRINDDDVKAVRDAVPIDAVVSEYLQLRNAGGGNLKGLCPFHDEKSPSFQVSPSKGLFHCFGCQEGGDTIAFVMKIDHLSFSETVERLAAKAGITLRYEEGGYNPGHQRGERIRLVEAHQVATQFYIDQLGSPEAEIGRKFLAERGFDQAAAEHFGVGYSPVGWDHLTRFLRGKGFSDKELILSGLSQDGRRGPIDRFRGRLMWPIRDVGGDVVGFGARKLRDDDNGPKYLNTPETPIYKKSQVLYGIDLAKKDIAKVSRAVVVEGYTDVMACHLAGVTTAIATCGTAFGGDHIKILRRLLMDNGSARVIFTFDGDAAGQKAALRAFEDDQKFAAETYIAIAPDGMDPCDLRLAKGDQAVAELVEPRTPLFEFALRQIVKRYDLETPAGRAAALDEAAPIVARIKNIASQHEVAVQLAGMLGILDTPFVVKRVAQIARWQRDRGGRGAQSPAAPQHGGTSRARRATGEYETQAPAATGGPALNLRSPAHRTERELLKLALQRPELVSPAFDAYGADEFTAPPYAAVRQCVQDAGGSTGAPADYLSVVREAAPNDTVRALVTELAVEAIFAKVVDEVYAGAQLVSVRLRAVERRVRDIQGTLARLGANGDPAQLAAVQNELWVLTQYGQSLRTNGAAAL, encoded by the coding sequence AGGCGGCGGCAACCTCAAGGGTCTGTGCCCCTTCCACGACGAGAAGTCGCCCTCCTTCCAGGTCAGCCCGAGCAAGGGCCTGTTCCACTGCTTCGGCTGCCAGGAGGGCGGCGACACCATCGCCTTCGTGATGAAGATCGACCACCTCTCCTTCTCCGAGACGGTCGAGCGCCTCGCCGCCAAGGCGGGCATCACCCTGCGGTACGAAGAAGGCGGCTACAACCCCGGCCACCAGCGCGGCGAGCGCATCCGGCTGGTCGAGGCCCACCAGGTCGCCACGCAGTTCTACATCGACCAACTCGGCTCGCCCGAGGCCGAGATCGGCCGGAAGTTCCTTGCCGAGCGTGGCTTCGACCAGGCCGCCGCCGAGCACTTCGGCGTGGGCTACTCCCCGGTCGGCTGGGACCACCTCACCCGCTTCCTGCGCGGCAAGGGCTTCTCCGACAAGGAGCTGATCCTCTCCGGGCTCTCCCAGGACGGCCGGCGCGGCCCCATCGACCGCTTCCGCGGCCGGCTCATGTGGCCGATCCGGGACGTCGGCGGCGATGTCGTCGGCTTCGGCGCCCGCAAGCTCCGCGACGACGACAACGGGCCCAAGTACCTGAACACGCCCGAGACTCCGATCTACAAGAAGTCCCAGGTGCTCTACGGCATCGACCTGGCCAAGAAGGACATCGCCAAGGTCAGCCGGGCCGTCGTCGTCGAGGGCTACACCGACGTCATGGCCTGCCACCTCGCCGGCGTCACCACCGCCATCGCCACCTGCGGCACCGCCTTCGGCGGCGACCACATCAAGATCCTCCGCCGGCTCCTGATGGACAACGGCTCGGCCCGCGTCATCTTCACCTTCGACGGCGACGCGGCCGGCCAGAAGGCCGCCCTGCGCGCCTTCGAGGACGACCAGAAGTTCGCCGCCGAGACGTACATCGCCATCGCCCCCGACGGCATGGACCCCTGCGACCTGCGCCTCGCCAAGGGCGACCAGGCCGTCGCCGAACTGGTCGAGCCGCGCACCCCGCTCTTCGAGTTCGCGCTCCGCCAGATCGTGAAGCGGTACGACCTGGAGACCCCGGCCGGCCGGGCCGCCGCCCTGGACGAGGCCGCGCCGATCGTCGCCCGGATCAAGAACATCGCCTCCCAGCACGAGGTCGCCGTCCAGCTCGCCGGCATGCTCGGCATCCTCGACACCCCGTTCGTGGTCAAGCGCGTCGCCCAGATCGCCCGCTGGCAGCGCGACCGCGGCGGCAGGGGCGCACAGTCCCCGGCGGCCCCGCAGCATGGGGGTACCTCCCGTGCCCGTAGGGCTACGGGGGAGTACGAGACCCAGGCCCCCGCCGCGACCGGCGGCCCCGCCCTCAATCTGCGCAGCCCCGCCCACCGCACCGAGCGCGAACTGCTCAAGCTCGCCCTCCAGCGCCCCGAGCTGGTCTCCCCGGCCTTCGACGCGTACGGCGCGGACGAGTTCACGGCCCCGCCCTACGCGGCCGTCCGTCAGTGCGTCCAGGACGCGGGCGGCTCCACCGGAGCCCCCGCCGACTACCTCTCCGTCGTCCGCGAGGCCGCCCCGAACGACACGGTCCGCGCGCTCGTCACCGAGCTCGCCGTCGAGGCGATCTTCGCCAAGGTCGTCGACGAGGTCTACGCCGGCGCCCAGCTCGTCTCCGTCCGGCTGCGCGCCGTCGAACGCCGCGTCCGCGACATCCAGGGCACCCTGGCCCGTCTCGGCGCCAACGGAGACCCGGCCCAACTGGCCGCCGTACAGAACGAGTTGTGGGTGCTCACCCAGTACGGACAGTCGCTGCGCACCAACGGCGCCGCCGCGCTCTGA
- a CDS encoding FGGY family carbohydrate kinase → MGIVAGLDSSAEFTRIVVCDADTGAVLRQGYAPHPGEPKATDVDPQAWLLSLGEAAGGGLLEGVQAIGVSAQQHGLVPLDPQGGLVRPALVGNDKRAQVAAADLIEAVGGRQAWAEAVGSVPQAGQPVAKLRWLARSEPENAQRVAMLLQPHDWLVWQLLGRPVRRTTDRGAASATGYWSAGAGAYRPDLVELALGHQAMLPEVLGPADAAGTTPEGLLISAGTGETMAAALGLGLGPGDAVVSLGASGSVMAVHHEALADPQGLITSFADATGMHLPVVHTSNAVRALRGTAEMLGVESLEELSALALKSTPGASGLVLLPYLEGERTPQLPHTAGTLSGLRRESMKPEHLARAAFEGMLCALTDAMDVLRGRGVEVRRVFLLGAAAELPAVQALAPAIFGAQAVVPQPADYAALGAARQAAWALGVARGTLSPAAPPAWQGAAAQIFEPGEELAVGQAVRQQYVATREQLHPGAFGA, encoded by the coding sequence ATGGGGATAGTCGCCGGCTTGGACAGCTCTGCTGAGTTCACACGCATCGTCGTCTGCGACGCGGACACGGGTGCCGTACTGCGGCAGGGCTATGCCCCGCACCCCGGTGAGCCGAAGGCCACCGACGTCGACCCGCAGGCGTGGCTGCTCTCGCTGGGCGAGGCCGCGGGCGGCGGGCTGCTCGAAGGCGTGCAGGCCATCGGCGTCTCCGCCCAGCAGCACGGGCTCGTGCCGCTCGACCCGCAGGGCGGCCTCGTGCGGCCCGCGCTGGTCGGCAACGACAAGCGGGCGCAGGTGGCCGCCGCCGATCTGATCGAGGCGGTCGGCGGGCGGCAGGCCTGGGCCGAGGCCGTCGGGTCCGTGCCGCAGGCCGGGCAGCCGGTCGCCAAGCTCCGCTGGCTGGCCCGCTCCGAGCCGGAGAACGCCCAGCGCGTCGCCATGCTCCTCCAGCCGCACGACTGGCTGGTCTGGCAGCTCCTCGGCCGGCCCGTGCGCCGCACCACCGACCGCGGCGCCGCCTCCGCCACCGGATACTGGTCGGCCGGCGCCGGGGCCTACCGCCCCGACCTCGTCGAGTTGGCGCTGGGTCACCAAGCCATGCTCCCGGAGGTGCTCGGCCCGGCCGACGCCGCCGGGACCACCCCCGAGGGGCTGCTGATCTCCGCCGGTACGGGCGAGACCATGGCCGCCGCGCTCGGGCTCGGCCTCGGACCCGGCGACGCCGTCGTCTCGCTCGGCGCCTCCGGCTCCGTGATGGCAGTCCACCACGAGGCGCTCGCCGACCCGCAGGGCCTGATCACCTCCTTCGCCGACGCGACCGGGATGCACCTGCCCGTCGTGCACACCTCGAACGCCGTGCGCGCGCTGCGCGGCACCGCCGAGATGCTCGGCGTGGAGAGCCTGGAGGAGCTGTCGGCGCTCGCGCTGAAGTCGACGCCGGGCGCCTCCGGACTCGTCCTGCTGCCGTACCTGGAGGGCGAGCGCACCCCGCAGCTGCCGCACACCGCCGGCACGCTCAGCGGACTGCGCCGCGAGTCGATGAAGCCCGAGCACCTCGCGCGGGCCGCGTTCGAGGGGATGCTCTGCGCGCTCACCGACGCGATGGACGTACTGCGGGGGCGGGGCGTCGAGGTGCGCCGGGTGTTCCTGCTCGGTGCGGCGGCCGAGCTGCCCGCCGTCCAGGCGCTCGCTCCGGCGATCTTCGGCGCGCAGGCCGTCGTCCCCCAGCCCGCCGACTACGCGGCGCTCGGCGCCGCCCGGCAGGCCGCGTGGGCGCTCGGCGTCGCGCGGGGCACGCTCTCCCCGGCCGCTCCGCCGGCCTGGCAGGGCGCCGCCGCGCAGATCTTCGAGCCCGGCGAGGAGCTGGCGGTCGGTCAGGCGGTACGGCAGCAGTACGTGGCCACGCGGGAGCAGCTGCACCCGGGTGCCTTCGGCGCGTGA
- a CDS encoding ABC transporter ATP-binding protein codes for MLLRLLRTHLRPYKKPIGLLVLLQFLQTCASLYLPTLNADIIDNGVVNGDTAYILRFGALMIAVSVVQVVCNVGAVYYGARTASALGRDVRAAVFDRVQSFSAREVGQFGAPSLITRTTNDVQQVQMLVLMAFTLMVSAPIMCVGGIVMALSLDVPLSAVLIAVVPVLGIAVSLIVKKMRPLFRTMQERLDTVNRVLREQITGNRVIRAFVKDDYERERFKGSNTELTDVSMETGRLMALMFPTVMTVVNISSVAVVWFGAHRIDSGGMEIGALTAFLAYLMQIVMAVMMATFMFMMVPRAEVCAERIEEVLATESSVVPPAEPVAELKRRGHLEVRGADFRYPGAEESVLRAVELVARPGETTAIIGSTGSGKSTLLGLVPRLFDVTGGEVLVDGVDVRKLDAGLMARTVGLVPQKPYLFSGTVATNLRYGKPDATDDELWHALEVAQAADFVKKLENGLNAPIAQGGTNVSGGQRQRLAIARTLVQRPEIYLFDDSFSALDYQTDALLREALKEETADSTVVIVAQRVSTIRDADRIVVLDEGRVVGAGRHHELMAGNETYREIVLSQLTEAEAA; via the coding sequence GTGCTCCTACGACTTCTCCGAACCCACCTCCGACCGTACAAAAAGCCCATAGGCCTGCTGGTCCTGCTCCAGTTCCTGCAGACCTGTGCCTCTCTCTATCTGCCGACCCTGAACGCGGACATCATCGACAACGGTGTCGTGAACGGGGACACCGCCTACATCCTGCGGTTCGGCGCCCTGATGATCGCGGTCTCCGTGGTCCAGGTCGTCTGCAACGTCGGGGCCGTGTACTACGGGGCGCGGACCGCGTCGGCCCTCGGCCGGGACGTCCGTGCCGCCGTCTTCGATCGGGTGCAGTCGTTCTCCGCCCGTGAGGTCGGCCAGTTCGGCGCGCCGTCGCTGATCACCCGGACCACCAACGACGTCCAGCAGGTCCAGATGCTGGTCCTGATGGCGTTCACGCTCATGGTCTCGGCGCCGATCATGTGCGTCGGCGGCATCGTCATGGCGCTGAGTCTCGACGTGCCGCTGTCCGCGGTACTGATCGCGGTCGTGCCGGTCCTCGGCATCGCGGTCTCGCTGATCGTGAAGAAGATGCGGCCGCTGTTCCGGACCATGCAGGAGCGGCTCGACACGGTGAACCGGGTGCTGCGCGAGCAGATCACCGGCAACCGCGTGATCCGCGCGTTCGTGAAGGACGACTACGAGCGTGAGCGGTTCAAGGGTTCGAACACCGAGCTGACCGACGTGTCGATGGAGACCGGCCGGCTGATGGCGCTGATGTTCCCGACGGTCATGACGGTCGTGAACATCTCCAGCGTCGCGGTGGTCTGGTTCGGTGCGCACCGCATCGACAGCGGGGGCATGGAGATCGGGGCGCTCACCGCGTTCCTCGCCTATCTGATGCAGATCGTGATGGCCGTGATGATGGCCACCTTCATGTTCATGATGGTGCCGCGGGCCGAGGTGTGTGCCGAGCGCATCGAGGAGGTCCTGGCCACCGAGAGCAGTGTCGTGCCGCCGGCCGAGCCGGTGGCCGAGCTGAAGCGGCGTGGCCATCTGGAGGTCCGGGGCGCGGACTTCCGCTACCCGGGTGCCGAGGAATCGGTTTTGCGGGCTGTGGAGCTGGTGGCGCGGCCCGGTGAGACGACGGCGATCATCGGTTCGACGGGCAGCGGCAAGTCGACCCTGCTGGGTCTGGTGCCGCGGCTGTTCGACGTGACCGGCGGCGAGGTGCTCGTCGACGGTGTGGACGTACGGAAGCTGGACGCGGGCCTGATGGCGCGGACCGTCGGGCTCGTCCCGCAGAAGCCGTATCTGTTCTCCGGGACGGTGGCGACGAACCTGCGGTACGGAAAGCCCGACGCGACCGACGACGAGCTGTGGCACGCGCTCGAGGTCGCCCAGGCCGCAGACTTCGTGAAGAAGCTGGAGAACGGGCTGAACGCACCGATCGCGCAGGGCGGCACGAACGTGTCCGGCGGGCAGCGGCAGCGGCTCGCGATCGCGCGGACGCTGGTGCAGCGGCCGGAGATCTATCTCTTCGACGACTCGTTCTCCGCGCTCGACTACCAGACCGACGCCCTGCTGCGGGAAGCGCTCAAGGAGGAGACGGCGGACTCGACCGTCGTGATCGTCGCCCAGCGGGTGTCGACCATCCGGGACGCCGACCGCATCGTGGTCCTCGACGAGGGCCGGGTCGTCGGCGCCGGGCGCCATCACGAGCTGATGGCGGGCAATGAGACGTACCGGGAGATCGTGCTCTCCCAGCTGACCGAGGCGGAGGCAGCCTGA
- a CDS encoding TetR/AcrR family transcriptional regulator, whose translation MVATGQRGTERGPGRPREERVTGAVLKAVVDMVTELGIGAVTMDAVAARAGVGKPAIYRRWPTKQDLIIAAAESRVGPLSVPDLGDFRAELRFILTARLEAYRMPGSDRLIAGLIGAAAEIGATRGQYAEYTERITSETRRILERAIARGEVRPDTDVRAAATLVAAPLLFRLIVEQELPDAALVDTLVDLVARGVGSAG comes from the coding sequence ATGGTGGCTACAGGGCAGCGCGGGACGGAACGGGGACCGGGGAGACCGCGCGAGGAGCGGGTCACGGGGGCGGTCCTGAAGGCGGTCGTCGACATGGTCACCGAGCTGGGGATCGGGGCGGTCACGATGGACGCCGTCGCCGCCAGGGCCGGGGTCGGGAAGCCCGCCATCTACCGGCGGTGGCCCACCAAGCAGGACTTGATCATCGCCGCTGCCGAGAGTCGCGTCGGTCCCTTGTCGGTGCCTGATCTGGGCGACTTCCGTGCCGAGCTCCGATTCATCCTCACCGCCCGCCTGGAGGCGTACCGGATGCCAGGGTCGGACCGGCTGATCGCGGGCCTGATCGGCGCGGCGGCCGAGATCGGCGCGACGCGGGGTCAGTACGCGGAGTACACCGAGCGGATCACGAGCGAGACCAGGCGCATCCTCGAGCGCGCGATCGCCCGCGGTGAGGTGCGGCCCGACACCGATGTCCGGGCCGCGGCGACCCTGGTGGCCGCACCGCTGCTCTTCCGGCTGATTGTCGAGCAGGAGCTGCCCGACGCCGCGTTGGTGGACACGCTGGTGGACCTGGTCGCCCGCGGTGTCGGCTCGGCCGGCTGA